The following are encoded together in the Bradyrhizobium algeriense genome:
- a CDS encoding S41 family peptidase — protein MAAASALAPAWAEQLEPADSATSQPVSARLATFEEVWRTVRDRFYDPHLHGLDWSAVRERYLPDATRASSEEALASVTNSMLSELHASHTRYYTRYEPEYYQLSDIFAGALRRRGLERAFPGGRISYPGIGILSRLDMQGHSVITGVIERTPAQQAGLLAGDVIALADGAPFQPVQSFRDKIGKEVVLSVRRAGAFMQISATPVDIEPNKMFLDGLRASARIIRANGRSIGYVHVWCYAGSVYQRTLEHLLSQSPLNEADALIWDLRDGWGGAIPEYLDLFNTRAPTMQITDRNGTSELRNVKWRKPVAMLVNGGTRSGKEILAYGFKKYRLGEVIGTRTEGAVLAATAFLIGGGLLLLAVEDVHVDGERLEGVGVAPTIEVQADPDSMDRSDPQLNRAIAVLSEV, from the coding sequence ATGGCTGCGGCATCAGCCCTGGCTCCAGCGTGGGCCGAGCAGCTAGAACCAGCGGATTCAGCCACATCCCAGCCCGTGTCCGCACGCCTCGCCACGTTCGAGGAGGTATGGCGGACCGTCCGAGACCGCTTCTACGATCCGCACCTACATGGGCTCGATTGGTCGGCTGTTCGGGAACGTTACTTGCCGGACGCCACACGGGCGAGTTCCGAAGAGGCGCTGGCCAGCGTCACTAATAGCATGCTCTCCGAGCTGCATGCTTCGCACACCCGCTACTACACACGGTACGAACCAGAGTACTACCAGCTTTCCGACATCTTCGCCGGTGCGCTAAGGCGACGCGGACTGGAACGCGCTTTTCCGGGTGGCCGTATCTCCTATCCCGGCATTGGCATCCTCTCGCGTCTCGACATGCAGGGCCACAGCGTGATTACCGGCGTTATAGAGCGCACGCCGGCCCAACAAGCCGGCCTGCTCGCTGGCGATGTGATCGCCCTCGCCGACGGTGCACCGTTTCAGCCGGTACAGTCGTTCCGCGACAAAATTGGCAAGGAAGTAGTGCTGAGCGTGCGTCGTGCCGGCGCGTTTATGCAAATATCGGCTACCCCAGTCGATATTGAACCCAACAAAATGTTCTTGGACGGCTTGAGGGCCAGCGCCCGCATAATACGGGCCAACGGCCGAAGCATCGGCTATGTTCATGTCTGGTGCTACGCCGGCTCCGTGTATCAGCGGACGCTCGAGCATCTTCTATCGCAAAGTCCGCTGAACGAAGCCGACGCGCTGATCTGGGACCTGCGCGATGGCTGGGGCGGCGCGATTCCCGAGTATCTTGATTTGTTCAACACGCGAGCGCCGACGATGCAAATCACTGATCGCAATGGCACCAGCGAACTCCGGAACGTGAAGTGGCGCAAGCCTGTCGCCATGCTTGTCAACGGTGGCACCCGCAGCGGCAAGGAGATCCTTGCCTATGGCTTCAAAAAATACCGGCTTGGCGAGGTCATCGGTACCCGTACCGAGGGAGCTGTCCTCGCTGCGACGGCATTCCTCATTGGCGGCGGCTTGCTGTTGCTCGCGGTCGAGGACGTGCATGTCGACGGCGAGCGGCTGGAAGGCGTTGGCGTCGCACCCACGATCGAAGTCCAAGCTGACCCGGACTCCATGGATCGTAGTGATCCTCAACTCAATCGTGCAATCGCGGTCCTATCCGAGGTCTGA
- a CDS encoding adenosine-specific kinase, with protein sequence MELTVVPIVKPDAINFIFGQSHFIKTVEDLHEALVGAVPGIRFGLAFEASGKRLVRWSGNDEAALALARDNALAIGAGHTFLIFLGDGFFPVNVLAAVRAVPEVCRIYCATANPTQVIVAQTELGRGVLGVVDGASPLGVETDADIAWRKDLLRKLGYKL encoded by the coding sequence ATGGAACTCACCGTGGTGCCCATCGTCAAGCCGGACGCCATCAACTTCATCTTCGGCCAGTCGCATTTCATCAAGACCGTGGAAGACCTCCACGAGGCGCTGGTGGGCGCGGTTCCGGGCATCCGCTTCGGGCTGGCCTTCGAGGCCTCCGGTAAGCGGCTGGTGCGCTGGTCGGGTAATGACGAAGCCGCCCTCGCCCTCGCACGCGACAACGCATTGGCCATCGGTGCCGGCCACACTTTCCTGATCTTCCTAGGCGACGGGTTCTTTCCCGTCAACGTGCTGGCTGCAGTGCGTGCGGTGCCGGAGGTCTGCCGCATCTATTGCGCGACAGCCAACCCGACACAGGTGATCGTCGCGCAGACCGAGCTGGGCCGCGGCGTGCTCGGCGTGGTGGATGGCGCCTCGCCGCTGGGTGTCGAAACCGACGCCGACATTGCGTGGCGGAAAGACCTGCTGCGAAAGCTCGGCTACAAGCTGTAG
- a CDS encoding ubiquinol-cytochrome c reductase iron-sulfur subunit: MRCPKQTRRSLLLTTLATGAFLTGRRFAAAQEDQPGSSDRPKKGDLLVVSEGERVGAVIAPDDVKLGEPPLHAWPKDPKTSVVRNGSRLNEILVIRLDPGEMDEETRSRAAEGVAAYSAICTHTGCSVTGWLKSETGDKDVLKCFCHNSEFNPREGAQVVFGPAPRRLPALPLAIADGSLTIAATFVGKVGAQQPG; the protein is encoded by the coding sequence ATGCGGTGTCCGAAGCAAACGCGACGCTCGCTTCTTTTGACGACGCTCGCCACCGGAGCGTTTCTGACAGGGCGGAGGTTCGCTGCGGCACAAGAAGATCAGCCCGGCAGCAGCGACCGGCCGAAGAAAGGCGATCTTCTTGTTGTCTCCGAAGGCGAACGCGTCGGCGCCGTCATCGCGCCCGATGACGTGAAGCTCGGCGAACCGCCGCTACACGCCTGGCCAAAGGACCCCAAGACTTCGGTTGTCCGCAACGGCTCGCGGTTGAACGAGATCCTCGTCATAAGGCTTGATCCCGGCGAGATGGATGAGGAAACCCGCTCACGCGCTGCTGAGGGCGTCGCAGCCTATTCGGCCATCTGTACTCACACCGGATGTTCCGTCACCGGCTGGCTGAAGTCCGAGACGGGCGACAAAGACGTTCTCAAGTGCTTTTGTCACAATTCCGAATTCAATCCGCGGGAAGGCGCGCAAGTCGTGTTCGGGCCCGCGCCCCGGCGCCTGCCGGCACTCCCGCTGGCAATAGCCGACGGCTCGCTCACCATAGCTGCAACATTCGTTGGAAAGGTAGGTGCTCAACAACCAGGGTGA
- a CDS encoding methanol/ethanol family PQQ-dependent dehydrogenase — MTRKQWLLSGCVACTTLISTAAVAGPIENYSPVTQARLENPEPGNWMLYRRTYDGQGYSPLEQINTSNVKNLTPVWTFSTGVIEGHEAPPIVNNGAMFVTTPMGQVIALNAKTGEEYWRYKRQLPEDLFQLHPTNRGVGLWQDKLYLATTDDHVVALDAKTGKVVWDTKVQDYRKGQYLTLMPLVIDGKVIVGGSGGEFGVRGYVVAYDANSGKELWRTFTIPAPGEPGGETWTGDDWKTGGGSAWMTGNYDKDTKIVYWGVGNAAPWPGDAHPGDNLYTTSVLALDPETGKIKTHFQYHQNDSWDWDEVEAPILVDVQRDGRTVKSLIHPGRNAIFWILERKPDKISYVTGWPYVYTDVWKGIEPQTGKPIVDPAHKPVVGKRVEFCPSLWGGKDWPSAAYSQKTKYVYVPANENTCGGFSGEKVPLVPGQLWLGTKPEDIGLTLRPGAKHIGELQAWDPATGKKVWSHNFPKSQLFGSVLATAGDLVFVGGTNDRYFRAFDAKSGELLWEQKTNSGIMGMPVSYEVDGTQYIAIQSGWGVDAQRIQDALVTQNIGVENNVPQGGVVWVFAVKK, encoded by the coding sequence ATGACCAGAAAGCAATGGCTATTATCGGGTTGTGTTGCGTGCACAACCCTTATCTCAACCGCTGCTGTCGCCGGTCCGATCGAAAATTACAGCCCGGTGACGCAAGCCCGTCTGGAAAATCCCGAACCCGGCAACTGGATGCTGTATCGGCGGACCTATGACGGGCAGGGCTACAGTCCGCTCGAGCAGATCAACACCTCCAACGTCAAGAATCTCACCCCCGTGTGGACCTTCTCCACCGGCGTGATCGAGGGCCATGAGGCGCCGCCGATCGTCAACAACGGTGCGATGTTCGTCACCACACCGATGGGCCAGGTGATCGCGCTGAATGCCAAGACCGGCGAAGAATATTGGCGCTACAAGCGGCAGCTACCGGAAGATTTGTTCCAGCTGCATCCGACCAACCGCGGCGTCGGCCTGTGGCAGGACAAGCTCTACCTCGCCACGACCGATGATCACGTGGTTGCGCTCGACGCGAAGACGGGCAAGGTGGTCTGGGACACCAAAGTCCAGGACTACAGGAAGGGTCAGTATCTCACGCTGATGCCCCTGGTCATCGACGGTAAGGTCATCGTCGGCGGCTCCGGCGGCGAGTTCGGCGTCCGGGGCTACGTGGTGGCCTATGACGCCAACAGCGGCAAGGAATTGTGGCGCACCTTCACCATCCCAGCGCCAGGTGAACCCGGCGGTGAGACCTGGACGGGCGACGACTGGAAGACCGGCGGCGGGTCCGCCTGGATGACCGGCAACTACGACAAGGACACCAAGATCGTTTATTGGGGTGTTGGTAATGCTGCGCCGTGGCCCGGGGACGCTCACCCCGGTGACAACCTCTACACGACCTCCGTGCTCGCCCTCGATCCCGAGACTGGCAAGATCAAGACACATTTCCAGTACCATCAGAACGACTCCTGGGATTGGGATGAGGTGGAGGCGCCGATACTGGTCGATGTGCAAAGGGATGGCCGGACCGTCAAGAGCCTGATCCATCCGGGACGGAACGCGATCTTCTGGATCCTGGAGCGCAAGCCGGACAAGATCAGCTACGTAACCGGCTGGCCCTATGTTTACACCGATGTCTGGAAAGGCATTGAGCCCCAGACCGGCAAGCCGATTGTCGACCCCGCGCACAAGCCGGTGGTCGGCAAGCGGGTCGAGTTCTGCCCGTCACTGTGGGGTGGCAAAGACTGGCCGTCGGCGGCCTACAGCCAGAAGACGAAATATGTCTATGTGCCGGCCAATGAGAACACCTGCGGCGGCTTCTCTGGCGAGAAGGTGCCGCTCGTTCCAGGCCAGCTCTGGCTTGGCACCAAGCCTGAGGACATCGGTCTGACGCTCCGTCCCGGCGCCAAACACATCGGCGAACTACAGGCCTGGGATCCCGCAACCGGCAAGAAAGTCTGGTCGCACAACTTCCCGAAGTCGCAATTGTTCGGTTCGGTACTGGCGACCGCGGGCGATCTCGTCTTTGTCGGTGGGACCAATGATCGCTACTTCCGCGCCTTCGACGCCAAGAGCGGCGAACTATTGTGGGAGCAGAAGACCAACTCCGGCATCATGGGCATGCCGGTTTCCTATGAGGTCGACGGCACGCAATACATTGCGATCCAGTCCGGCTGGGGCGTCGACGCCCAACGCATCCAGGATGCGCTTGTCACCCAGAACATCGGGGTGGAAAACAACGTGCCGCAGGGCGGCGTGGTTTGGGTGTTCGCCGTCAAGAAATAG
- a CDS encoding glutamate cyclase domain-containing protein yields the protein MDTVNESVPRIEAIIGRKVKRDIGQMTEWAKGNLARAAEAIMNTPNAHVGIVTGFYIQHAEPPAPETDGLGGMAHLAAGLANVGIPVTVITDTPCAKAVWAVVDALPMPVNLEVVSTTESSVLRLRRYLETGDRPITHLIAIERVSPASDGKPHREHGWDMSRETAPLHLLFSDPAAKRRWYTIGIGDGGNEIGMGSLPKEIIESGIPNGKVIAATTPVDSLIVAGVSNWGGYGLLAAMACTKPALRDPLLRYFNRDMDHRFLSAAVETGQAVDDSRVDNPGRPQMSVDSIPWERHAALLEEISAVVALQAR from the coding sequence GTGGATACAGTGAACGAGTCGGTACCCCGGATCGAGGCGATCATCGGGCGCAAAGTCAAACGCGATATCGGCCAGATGACCGAGTGGGCAAAAGGCAATCTTGCCCGCGCCGCAGAGGCCATCATGAACACGCCCAACGCGCATGTCGGCATCGTTACCGGCTTCTATATCCAGCACGCGGAGCCGCCTGCTCCAGAAACGGACGGGCTCGGCGGGATGGCCCATCTGGCCGCGGGCCTCGCAAATGTGGGCATCCCGGTAACGGTCATTACCGACACACCATGTGCAAAGGCGGTATGGGCCGTGGTCGATGCGCTGCCGATGCCCGTCAATCTTGAGGTCGTGTCGACGACGGAGAGTTCGGTTCTCCGCCTGCGACGGTACCTAGAGACAGGCGATCGGCCGATCACTCACTTGATCGCAATAGAGCGGGTTTCTCCGGCTTCGGATGGAAAGCCCCACCGGGAGCACGGATGGGACATGTCGCGCGAAACAGCGCCGCTCCATCTTCTCTTTAGCGACCCCGCCGCGAAGCGTCGCTGGTACACGATCGGCATCGGGGACGGGGGCAATGAGATTGGGATGGGATCCTTGCCCAAGGAAATCATCGAAAGTGGAATTCCCAATGGCAAGGTGATCGCAGCGACGACTCCGGTCGATTCGCTCATCGTCGCCGGTGTGTCGAACTGGGGAGGGTATGGGCTCCTTGCTGCAATGGCGTGCACGAAGCCAGCGTTGCGGGATCCTCTCCTGCGTTATTTCAATCGCGATATGGATCACCGGTTCCTTTCGGCGGCGGTGGAAACCGGGCAGGCGGTCGATGACAGCCGGGTCGATAATCCCGGGCGACCACAGATGAGTGTCGACAGCATACCCTGGGAGCGGCACGCGGCTCTTCTTGAAGAGATCTCCGCCGTGGTGGCGTTGCAGGCGCGCTGA
- a CDS encoding (2Fe-2S)-binding protein has product MIKVKINGQELNWDGDPDLPLLWFIRDEVGLTGTKFGCGQALCGSCTVIVDKQAVRACITSVSDVVDREVTTIEGLHPTGDHAVQKAWRQLNVPQCGFCQVGQIMQAAALLIENPKPTHDQIREAMAGNICRCGCYQRIENAVHLASTGV; this is encoded by the coding sequence ATGATCAAGGTGAAGATTAATGGTCAGGAACTGAACTGGGATGGCGATCCCGATCTTCCGCTGCTGTGGTTTATCCGTGATGAGGTGGGCCTGACGGGCACCAAGTTCGGCTGCGGCCAAGCCCTCTGCGGTTCATGCACCGTGATCGTCGACAAGCAGGCGGTACGCGCCTGTATCACGTCGGTTTCCGACGTGGTCGATCGGGAGGTCACGACGATCGAGGGTCTTCATCCGACGGGTGATCACGCTGTTCAGAAGGCCTGGCGCCAACTCAATGTCCCGCAATGCGGCTTTTGCCAGGTCGGCCAGATCATGCAGGCGGCAGCGCTGCTGATCGAAAATCCGAAACCGACGCACGATCAGATACGCGAGGCGATGGCGGGCAATATCTGCCGCTGCGGCTGTTACCAGCGCATCGAGAATGCGGTCCACCTCGCTTCGACGGGGGTATGA
- a CDS encoding Rieske (2Fe-2S) protein, whose product MDAPSKEFALAGTLEELKIKGQLIVHGGHRPILVIYDRGRVFALDNRCPHMGFPLERGSVEDGILTCHWHHARFDLESGCTFDLWADDVPICPVEVRNGDVWVKTTFTHADPAAHWHQRLANGLAHDLGLVIAKAIHGQLAAGVPQAEIVREVALFGAQNRDGWGVGLTILTALANILPGLPEEEAYLALFHGARRVAADCDGEAPRRERAPLGSRPDPAALKRWLRRWTNVRHREAAERTLLTAIAAGFSPAELADSLFAAETERAFANTGHSLDFINKAFECLDLVGWQHAAALLPTVVGQMVAARGAEESTAWRQPVDLVALCEDSTSELAGLFAVGHGSGKWSGQAALAQELLGEDPDRIVAALKEAIRAGAAPADLGQALAYAAALRVARFGNANEHADWATAHHVFTYANAVHQMLTRIGTANIDTHVTTVRGVLHGAMALYLARYLNVPPARIPGDGGEQLDDLPADPETIGAALLDAFDRQRQVDLAARLVARHLTLGHSPQALIATLAHAVLREDAGFHAYQMLEAGVRQFGAWGDTDEGRHILIAVARYLAAHSPTERASLQTADIARRLMRGGELHYGVGSS is encoded by the coding sequence ATGGACGCGCCCAGCAAGGAATTTGCACTGGCGGGCACCCTTGAGGAGCTGAAGATCAAGGGGCAGCTCATCGTGCACGGTGGCCATCGTCCTATCCTCGTCATCTACGACCGGGGGCGCGTCTTCGCCCTCGACAATCGGTGCCCGCACATGGGCTTCCCGCTCGAGCGCGGCAGCGTCGAGGACGGCATTTTGACCTGTCACTGGCACCACGCTCGCTTCGATCTCGAAAGTGGCTGCACCTTCGACCTCTGGGCGGACGACGTGCCGATCTGCCCGGTCGAGGTGCGTAATGGTGACGTCTGGGTGAAGACCACGTTCACTCATGCCGATCCCGCCGCGCACTGGCATCAGCGGCTTGCGAACGGCCTCGCCCACGACCTCGGCCTCGTCATTGCCAAGGCCATACATGGTCAGCTCGCGGCCGGCGTACCGCAGGCCGAAATCGTACGGGAGGTGGCTCTGTTCGGGGCGCAAAATCGCGACGGCTGGGGCGTGGGTCTGACGATCCTTACGGCACTCGCCAATATCCTGCCCGGCCTGCCGGAGGAGGAAGCCTATCTCGCTCTATTCCACGGCGCACGCCGCGTAGCGGCGGACTGCGATGGTGAGGCGCCGCGGCGGGAACGCGCGCCGCTTGGAAGCCGACCGGATCCGGCCGCGCTCAAACGCTGGCTGCGGCGTTGGACAAACGTGCGCCATCGCGAGGCGGCCGAGCGCACCCTGCTCACGGCGATTGCGGCCGGCTTCTCTCCGGCTGAACTCGCTGATTCCCTGTTCGCCGCCGAGACCGAGCGCGCGTTCGCCAACACCGGGCACTCGCTCGACTTCATCAACAAGGCGTTCGAGTGCCTCGACCTGGTCGGCTGGCAACACGCGGCGGCTCTGCTGCCGACTGTCGTCGGTCAGATGGTAGCGGCCCGTGGCGCCGAGGAATCGACTGCCTGGCGCCAGCCCGTTGACCTTGTTGCGTTGTGTGAGGACTCGACCAGCGAACTCGCGGGTCTGTTCGCTGTCGGACACGGCTCGGGTAAGTGGTCGGGCCAGGCCGCGCTTGCTCAAGAGCTGCTCGGTGAGGATCCGGACAGGATCGTTGCTGCGCTCAAGGAGGCGATCCGCGCCGGTGCCGCTCCTGCTGACCTTGGCCAAGCCCTCGCGTACGCTGCAGCGCTCAGGGTGGCGCGCTTCGGCAATGCCAACGAGCACGCCGACTGGGCGACGGCGCATCACGTCTTCACCTACGCCAACGCAGTCCACCAGATGCTGACGCGCATCGGGACTGCCAACATCGACACTCACGTCACGACCGTCCGCGGCGTATTGCACGGAGCGATGGCGCTCTACCTTGCTCGCTATCTCAATGTGCCGCCAGCGCGCATCCCGGGCGACGGCGGTGAGCAGCTAGATGATCTGCCCGCGGATCCAGAGACGATCGGCGCCGCCTTGCTCGACGCCTTCGACCGGCAGAGACAGGTCGATCTCGCCGCACGCCTCGTGGCACGGCATCTCACGCTCGGCCATTCGCCGCAGGCGCTGATCGCCACGCTCGCGCATGCGGTGCTGCGCGAAGATGCAGGCTTCCATGCGTATCAGATGCTGGAGGCGGGAGTCCGGCAATTCGGCGCGTGGGGCGACACGGACGAGGGCCGGCACATCCTCATCGCGGTTGCCCGCTATCTGGCGGCCCATTCGCCGACCGAACGCGCGTCGCTGCAGACAGCCGACATCGCCCGCCGCTTGATGCGGGGTGGCGAGCTACATTACGGGGTTGGATCGTCCTGA
- a CDS encoding xanthine dehydrogenase family protein molybdopterin-binding subunit, with amino-acid sequence MNILTNPKKLRGFERYVKVDNVSRRSILKGLGLAGGFVLAAPVMSRPGLAAYQTGADKMPHGTVVDPRVFVAIAPDGIVTIVAHRAEMGTGVRTSLPMIVAEEMEADWSRVRVQQAHGDEVKFGNQDTDGSRSTRHYLMPMRQIGASARTMLEAAAAKRWGVPSTDVKAVNHEVVHSASGRRIGFGDLAADAAKQPVPSVEGLKLKDPKDFRYLGKGEIGIVDLHDITTGAARYGADVRLPGMKYAVIARPPVTGGKVASFDGAAAMKVSGVEKVMEVKGWPWPSKFQPLGGVAVIARNTGAAIKGRDALKIVWDDGANGKYESVAYRTQLEEAARKPGLVVRKEGDVDAALKGADKVIVGEYYLPHLAHVAMEPPVAVADVKGDKAEIWGPVQSAGGTREDVAKTLGIPEENVTVNVTLLGGGFGRKSKCDYAIEAALLSKELGAPVQVQWTREDDVRNGFLHTVSVERIEAGLDKSGKVTAWRHRSVAPSIASTFAANTVHQAPFELGMGLVDMPFEIANVQCENPEAAAHTRIGWFRSVSNIPRAFAVQSMVAEIAKATNRDPKDMLLELIGSPRIVKLDSVKDLWNYGEPYESYPIDTARLRKVVELVADKGGWGRSVPKGHGLGIAAHRSFVSYIATIVEVAVDDKGKLTVPRVDTAIDCGTYVNPERIQSQIEGAAIMGMSLVKHGAITFKDGKVQQGNFDDFPVIRIDESPAVTNVYIVPAGPDTPPSGVGEPGVPPFAPALINAIFAATGKRIRALPIGKQLEA; translated from the coding sequence ATGAACATTCTCACCAATCCCAAGAAGCTCCGCGGCTTTGAGCGATACGTCAAAGTCGACAACGTTTCACGCCGCAGCATCCTCAAGGGCCTCGGGCTGGCCGGCGGCTTCGTTTTGGCCGCCCCCGTAATGTCGCGCCCCGGCCTTGCCGCCTACCAGACCGGCGCCGACAAGATGCCGCACGGCACCGTGGTGGACCCGCGCGTGTTCGTCGCGATCGCACCGGACGGCATTGTCACGATCGTCGCCCACCGCGCCGAGATGGGAACCGGCGTCCGCACCAGCTTGCCGATGATCGTGGCCGAAGAGATGGAGGCCGACTGGTCGCGCGTTCGCGTCCAGCAGGCGCATGGCGACGAGGTCAAATTCGGCAACCAGGACACCGATGGATCGCGCAGCACGCGTCACTACCTGATGCCGATGCGTCAGATCGGCGCTTCGGCCCGCACCATGCTCGAAGCCGCAGCGGCGAAACGCTGGGGTGTGCCGTCGACCGACGTGAAAGCGGTCAATCACGAGGTCGTCCACAGTGCCAGCGGACGCCGCATCGGCTTTGGCGATCTGGCAGCCGATGCCGCCAAGCAGCCGGTGCCGAGCGTCGAAGGCCTGAAGCTGAAGGACCCAAAGGATTTCCGCTATCTGGGCAAGGGCGAGATCGGGATCGTCGACCTCCACGACATCACGACGGGCGCGGCTCGTTACGGCGCCGACGTCCGCCTGCCCGGCATGAAATACGCCGTTATTGCCCGGCCGCCGGTGACCGGGGGCAAGGTCGCGTCGTTTGACGGGGCGGCGGCGATGAAAGTTTCCGGCGTCGAGAAGGTCATGGAAGTCAAGGGCTGGCCGTGGCCCTCCAAATTCCAGCCGCTCGGCGGCGTTGCCGTGATCGCACGCAACACCGGCGCGGCGATCAAGGGCCGCGACGCCCTGAAGATCGTCTGGGACGACGGCGCCAACGGCAAATACGAATCGGTCGCCTACCGGACCCAACTGGAGGAAGCCGCGCGCAAGCCCGGCCTGGTGGTGCGCAAGGAGGGGGACGTCGACGCCGCCTTGAAGGGCGCCGACAAGGTGATCGTGGGTGAGTACTACCTGCCGCATCTCGCCCATGTCGCCATGGAGCCGCCGGTTGCGGTCGCCGACGTCAAGGGCGACAAGGCGGAGATCTGGGGACCGGTGCAAAGCGCGGGCGGAACGCGCGAGGACGTCGCCAAAACGCTTGGCATTCCCGAGGAGAATGTCACCGTCAACGTCACCCTGCTCGGCGGCGGTTTCGGGCGCAAGTCGAAGTGCGATTACGCCATCGAAGCCGCCCTGCTTTCAAAGGAGCTCGGCGCCCCCGTACAGGTGCAATGGACGCGGGAAGACGACGTTCGCAACGGCTTCCTGCATACCGTCTCGGTGGAACGCATCGAGGCCGGCCTCGACAAGAGCGGCAAGGTGACGGCTTGGCGCCATCGCAGCGTCGCGCCGAGCATCGCCTCGACCTTTGCCGCCAATACGGTGCATCAGGCGCCGTTTGAACTCGGCATGGGGCTTGTCGACATGCCCTTCGAGATCGCCAACGTCCAGTGCGAGAATCCGGAAGCGGCGGCGCATACCCGCATCGGCTGGTTCCGCTCGGTATCGAACATTCCGCGCGCCTTCGCGGTGCAGTCGATGGTCGCCGAAATAGCTAAAGCTACCAACCGCGATCCAAAGGACATGCTGCTCGAGCTGATCGGTTCGCCCCGGATCGTCAAGCTCGATTCGGTGAAAGACCTCTGGAACTACGGCGAGCCTTATGAGAGCTATCCGATCGATACCGCGCGTCTTCGCAAGGTCGTCGAGCTGGTCGCGGACAAGGGCGGCTGGGGCCGGTCCGTCCCCAAGGGACACGGGCTCGGCATTGCCGCGCACCGCAGCTTCGTCAGCTATATCGCGACGATCGTCGAGGTGGCCGTTGACGACAAGGGCAAGCTCACCGTGCCGCGGGTCGATACCGCCATAGATTGCGGAACCTACGTCAATCCGGAGCGGATCCAGTCGCAGATCGAGGGCGCCGCGATCATGGGCATGAGCCTCGTCAAACATGGCGCGATCACCTTCAAGGACGGCAAGGTGCAACAGGGCAATTTCGACGACTTCCCGGTAATCCGGATCGACGAGTCGCCGGCCGTAACGAACGTCTACATCGTACCCGCCGGCCCCGACACGCCGCCGAGCGGCGTCGGCGAGCCGGGTGTGCCGCCCTTTGCGCCGGCGCTGATCAACGCGATCTTCGCCGCGACCGGCAAGCGCATCCGCGCACTGCCGATCGGCAAGCAATTGGAGGCGTAA
- a CDS encoding cytochrome c has protein sequence MTATMIGPALTLALSLVALTMPTWATGPTLTVSADGSVHIFDRDALLARTDVVEITTSRDVAYRTPRTYRAVALAKLLEGVAIPPDAVVEAVAQDGFVTQLPRDLVYANDGIVAYVAIEAADRPWPPIPAKDKSAGAFYIVWLGDQASSVPTMMWPYQIVSLSVQDAPAKRWPSLAVDPMLPALHPARDGQTVFVNKCFTCHTMNQAGSASAGPDLNLPMNPTEYFTDAGLRALIRDPRSVRVWPEQRMPSFAEEDLSDEELGLILAYLNHMSDRKSRATQGGSSKR, from the coding sequence ATGACTGCAACGATGATCGGGCCCGCTCTCACGTTAGCTTTATCGCTGGTCGCCCTCACAATGCCAACATGGGCAACTGGCCCGACCTTGACGGTGTCCGCCGATGGCAGTGTCCATATCTTCGATCGGGACGCGCTGCTTGCTCGCACGGATGTCGTCGAAATCACCACGTCGCGTGATGTCGCGTACCGTACTCCTCGGACGTATCGAGCCGTGGCGCTGGCGAAGTTGCTTGAAGGAGTTGCCATTCCGCCTGATGCCGTGGTGGAAGCGGTAGCGCAAGACGGCTTCGTGACGCAACTCCCTCGCGATCTGGTGTACGCCAACGACGGCATCGTCGCGTATGTGGCAATCGAAGCCGCCGACAGGCCGTGGCCGCCAATTCCAGCTAAAGATAAGAGCGCAGGCGCCTTCTATATCGTATGGCTCGGCGATCAAGCATCATCCGTCCCAACCATGATGTGGCCCTACCAAATTGTCAGTTTATCGGTGCAAGACGCGCCAGCCAAGCGATGGCCCTCGCTGGCGGTTGATCCCATGCTCCCTGCCCTCCATCCGGCGCGAGACGGGCAAACCGTCTTCGTGAACAAATGTTTCACATGCCACACGATGAACCAGGCAGGATCGGCGTCGGCTGGCCCCGATCTGAATTTGCCGATGAACCCGACGGAGTACTTCACCGATGCCGGTTTGCGCGCGCTGATCCGAGATCCACGCTCGGTTCGGGTTTGGCCCGAGCAGCGGATGCCCAGCTTTGCCGAAGAGGACCTGAGCGATGAGGAACTCGGCCTGATCTTGGCGTATTTGAATCACATGTCGGATAGGAAGAGCCGAGCAACGCAGGGTGGCAGCAGCAAACGCTAA